The Eleutherodactylus coqui strain aEleCoq1 chromosome 6, aEleCoq1.hap1, whole genome shotgun sequence genome window below encodes:
- the LOC136633574 gene encoding olfactory receptor 6N2-like, with protein MERVSNNSRVYEIVLHGFSNLQRFHVLLFAILFIIYLLIISGNVVILLVIRKETALHSPMYFFIAVLSGLEIFYTACTIPQMLANVLVDEQKMSFNRCLVQAYFLHGFGATECYILTIMAYDRYLAICKPLRYSAIMTNGQSANLVVICFIIGMLRPAIEATIISLLTFCGSNHIENLFCDFPPLFLLACSDTKKYIMVEFTVSSFIVVLTTAFIIFSYIRILSIILRIKSKDGRQKAFSTCGAHLIVVILFFGSIGFMYIRVTKSYSVDYDRAVGLIYVVCTPLANPFIYGLRNEEIKKIIYKHLLMK; from the coding sequence ATGGAAAGAGTTTCCAATAATAGCAGAGTTTACGAAATTGTGTTACATGGATTTTCGAATCTTCAGCGCTTCCATGTTCTTCTTTTTGCCATCCTTTTTATCATCTACCTGCTCATCATTTCTGGGAATGTTGTAATACTGCTTGTAATCCGCAAAGAGACCGCTCTGCACTCCCCAATGTACTTCTTTATTGCAGTTTTATCTGGTTTGGAAATTTTTTATACAGCTTGCACAATACCACAAATGTTAGCCAATGTCTTGGTTGATGAGCAGAAGATGTCTTTCAATAGATGCCTTGTGCAGGCCTATTTTTTACATGGTTTTGGAGCAACAGAGTGCTATATCCTCACAATTATGGCGTATGATCGATACTTGGCCATCTGTAAGCCATTAAGATACTCAGCTATTATGACAAATGGCCAATCTGCGAATTTGGTTGTCATCTGTTTCATTATAGGGATGCTTCGCCCAGCCATTGAAGCTACCATAATTTCTCTCCTAACATTTTGTGGTTCAAACCATATTGAGAATTTATTCTGTGACTTTCCCCCATTATTCTTATTAGCATGCTCAGATACCAAGAAATATATAATGGTAGAATTCACAGTCAGTTCCTTTATTGTTGTCTTGACTACTGCTTTCATCATTTTTTCTTACATCAGGATATTATCCATCATTTTAAGGATTAAGTCCAAAGATGGACGTCAGAAGGCCTTCTCCACCTGCGGAGCGCACCTTATTGTTGTGATTCTGTTTTTTGGCAGCATTGGTTTTATGTATATTCGTGTTACAAAAAGTTACTCTGTAGATTATGACAGGGCTGTGGGTCTCATCTACGTGGTCTGTACACCACTAGCTAACCCATTTATCTACGGACTAAGAAATGAAGAAATCAAAAAAATCATTTATAAACATTTACTGATGAAATAA